A region of Fimbriimonadaceae bacterium DNA encodes the following proteins:
- the yabJ gene encoding 2-iminobutanoate/2-iminopropanoate deaminase, with the protein MRTARSTADAPAAIGPYSQAILSEGQMYFMSGQIALRPDGSLVDGDVRAQTEQVMSNMRAVLAAQGLTFDHVVKTTIFLSSMDHFAIVNEVYGAVFAGEPPARSTVAVAGLPRGVDVEIEAVAMA; encoded by the coding sequence ATGCGAACCGCCCGTTCAACTGCCGATGCTCCGGCCGCTATCGGCCCCTACAGCCAAGCGATCCTCTCTGAGGGCCAGATGTACTTCATGAGCGGGCAAATCGCGTTGCGACCGGATGGCTCATTGGTCGATGGCGACGTTCGCGCCCAGACGGAACAGGTTATGTCCAACATGCGCGCCGTCCTGGCGGCTCAAGGCCTGACATTCGACCATGTCGTCAAGACGACGATCTTTCTGTCCTCGATGGACCACTTCGCGATCGTGAACGAGGTTTACGGCGCTGTCTTCGCCGGTGAGCCTCCGGCGAGATCCACGGTTGCCGTTGCCGGCCTGCCAAGAGGTGTGGATGTGGAGATCGAGGCGGTAGCAATGGCTTGA
- the deoC gene encoding Deoxyribose-phosphate aldolase yields the protein MHSALEPHHQDARNPGIPFNRDWVAEVRINRSAVERRAATIPKRRTVKKSHQAAWLLRAIRCLDLTTLAGDDTPDRVARLCAKALMPFRMELAEALGVDVAKYRPAAVCVYHEMIEPARRALAGSDVKVAAVSTGFPAGLSPLKLRIAEVEASVEAGAQEIDVVISRRHVLRGEWEALYDEVQQFREACGPAHLKVILGVGDLGNLREVGQASLVAMMAGADFIKTSTGKETVNATLPVGLVMARAIRDYHDSTGRSVGFKPAGGIRTAKQATDWLILMFEELGEAWTRPELFRLGASSLLNDVERQLDHFAFDRYAASWKQPLP from the coding sequence ATGCATTCCGCACTGGAACCCCACCATCAAGACGCAAGAAATCCGGGAATTCCGTTCAATCGCGACTGGGTTGCCGAAGTTCGCATCAATCGGAGTGCTGTCGAGCGACGGGCAGCAACCATCCCCAAGCGCCGAACGGTCAAGAAGAGCCACCAGGCTGCATGGCTGCTCCGTGCGATTCGTTGCCTCGATCTCACAACCTTGGCCGGCGATGACACACCAGACCGAGTTGCCAGGCTGTGCGCCAAGGCCCTGATGCCGTTTCGCATGGAATTGGCGGAGGCTCTCGGTGTGGATGTCGCCAAGTATCGGCCCGCCGCCGTGTGCGTGTATCACGAGATGATCGAGCCGGCCAGACGGGCATTGGCGGGTTCGGACGTGAAGGTCGCAGCCGTGTCGACCGGCTTTCCTGCAGGACTGAGCCCACTGAAGCTACGAATCGCGGAAGTGGAAGCATCGGTCGAGGCCGGCGCCCAGGAGATCGACGTGGTGATCTCCCGCCGGCACGTCCTTCGCGGCGAATGGGAGGCCCTCTACGATGAGGTGCAACAATTTCGGGAGGCCTGCGGTCCGGCTCATCTGAAAGTTATCCTGGGAGTCGGTGACCTCGGCAACCTTCGCGAGGTTGGCCAGGCAAGCTTGGTGGCGATGATGGCCGGCGCCGATTTCATCAAGACGTCAACCGGCAAGGAGACCGTAAACGCCACGTTGCCCGTAGGGCTCGTCATGGCTCGAGCGATTCGGGACTATCACGATTCGACAGGGCGTAGCGTTGGCTTCAAGCCCGCCGGAGGGATCAGAACCGCCAAGCAGGCGACAGATTGGCTGATCCTGATGTTCGAGGAGCTTGGCGAGGCGTGGACCCGCCCAGAACTTTTCAGACTCGGCGCCAGTTCCCTCCTCAACGACGTCGAGCGGCAACTCGACCATTTCGCTTTCGACCGGTACGCTGCATCCTGGAAGCAGCCGTTGCCATGA
- the leuS gene encoding Leucine--tRNA ligase, whose amino-acid sequence MPDRYEPAQFEEKWRRRWADADLFRTREDRDRPKWYSLEFFPYPSGHGLSVGHCRNYVPCDVLARTRFMQGYNVLHPMGFDAFGLPAENAAIQTKRNPAELVHEYGETYRRQLTLIGIGYDWSRSFYSSDPSYYRWTQWIFKLLYQRGLAYRRLAAVNWDPVDKTVLADEEIIGGRAERSGALVEKRYIPQWFFKITEYAQRLLDDLDELDWPEGIKQMQRNWIGRSEGVEFEMVVDVPVADSAEAGDFEVKNLRDKRPSFRVFTTRIDTIFGMTFCVLAPEHPMVGTLLPAVAPEHADAVRAYREAARELSDIDRQATTREKTGVFLGAYAINPATGKRVPIYVADYVLMGYGTGAIMAVPAHDDRDFEFAAKYGIDVVPVIKPVGAADVPELPFATKDGVMINSGEYDGMTVQEGQKSLAVWMEGLGIGQRKVNFKLRDWLISRQRYWGCPIPITYDAEGDMHAVPDDALPVYLPDIENYEPAGDGSSPLSTIPDFVNCTGADGRLHRRETDTMGGFACSSWYFMRFCDPHNEREAYSKEAVDYWMAVDCYVGGAEHAVMHLLYARFWTKVLFDAGLSPVQEPFKRLVNQGMVLAETPYRKPREGERLHVGEEGILVTFEEAASLPKDQLIWKWDKMSKSKGNVVTPEEAVDKFGADALRLYLLFVAPFEQDVQWSETGIQGPIRFLHRLFKLVDDAKAWFEPNWRGHLVSLSDLSEGSRVLRRSTHLTIADTTDSIMRFACNTYVSSLMKHLNTFGDFLKETGTPDTLEQVVVSSEALEVLLTLLSPAAPHTSDELWEQLGQDGFVYLRDWPIFDPDLAKADRVTIAVQVNGKLRDTFDVEAGADAKTVEELALAREKVMSFTDGKGIRKVIVVPGKLVNVVTS is encoded by the coding sequence ATGCCCGACAGGTACGAGCCAGCGCAATTTGAGGAGAAATGGAGACGGCGCTGGGCAGATGCCGATCTGTTTCGAACGCGCGAGGACCGGGACCGTCCAAAGTGGTACAGCCTCGAGTTCTTTCCCTACCCAAGCGGACACGGCCTCAGCGTCGGCCATTGTCGGAACTACGTCCCTTGCGACGTTCTCGCAAGAACGCGATTCATGCAGGGCTACAACGTGCTGCACCCTATGGGCTTCGACGCCTTCGGCCTCCCCGCCGAAAACGCGGCGATCCAAACCAAGCGCAATCCGGCCGAGCTCGTCCATGAGTATGGCGAGACGTACCGGAGACAACTCACGCTGATCGGCATCGGCTACGACTGGTCTCGGAGCTTTTACAGCAGCGATCCAAGCTATTACAGATGGACGCAGTGGATCTTCAAGTTGCTCTATCAGCGCGGTCTTGCCTACCGCCGCTTGGCAGCGGTCAACTGGGACCCCGTCGATAAGACGGTCTTGGCCGACGAGGAAATCATTGGTGGCCGAGCAGAGCGAAGCGGAGCGCTCGTCGAGAAGCGCTACATTCCCCAGTGGTTTTTTAAGATCACCGAATACGCCCAGCGACTATTGGACGACCTGGATGAACTGGATTGGCCCGAAGGCATCAAGCAGATGCAGCGAAATTGGATCGGTCGCAGCGAAGGGGTCGAGTTTGAGATGGTGGTCGATGTTCCGGTCGCGGATTCGGCGGAAGCCGGCGATTTCGAAGTCAAGAATCTGCGCGACAAGCGGCCGTCTTTTCGCGTGTTTACGACCCGGATCGACACGATCTTCGGCATGACCTTTTGTGTCTTGGCGCCCGAGCATCCAATGGTCGGAACTCTATTGCCGGCCGTTGCGCCTGAACACGCGGACGCCGTCCGCGCTTACCGTGAAGCCGCCCGGGAGCTGAGCGACATCGACCGTCAGGCGACCACACGGGAAAAGACAGGAGTCTTCCTCGGTGCCTATGCCATCAATCCGGCAACGGGCAAGCGCGTTCCGATCTATGTGGCTGACTACGTCCTGATGGGCTATGGTACCGGCGCGATCATGGCCGTTCCTGCCCATGACGACCGTGACTTCGAATTTGCCGCCAAGTACGGGATCGATGTCGTCCCTGTCATCAAGCCCGTTGGCGCGGCGGACGTCCCCGAACTTCCCTTCGCGACCAAAGATGGCGTGATGATCAATTCGGGCGAATACGATGGCATGACCGTTCAAGAGGGCCAAAAATCGCTTGCCGTTTGGATGGAAGGCCTCGGAATCGGACAGCGCAAGGTCAATTTCAAACTCAGGGATTGGCTGATTTCGCGCCAGCGGTATTGGGGCTGCCCAATTCCGATCACCTACGATGCGGAAGGGGATATGCACGCAGTGCCCGACGACGCACTGCCCGTGTACCTGCCCGATATCGAGAACTATGAGCCAGCGGGCGATGGATCATCACCGCTGTCAACGATCCCAGACTTCGTGAACTGTACCGGCGCCGACGGGCGACTCCATCGAAGAGAGACCGATACGATGGGCGGCTTTGCTTGCTCGTCGTGGTACTTCATGCGCTTTTGCGATCCTCACAACGAACGGGAGGCTTACTCGAAGGAAGCCGTCGATTACTGGATGGCCGTTGATTGCTATGTGGGTGGGGCAGAACATGCGGTCATGCACCTGCTTTACGCCCGCTTTTGGACCAAGGTGCTCTTCGATGCTGGACTGAGCCCGGTGCAAGAGCCATTCAAACGGCTGGTAAACCAAGGGATGGTCTTGGCTGAGACCCCCTATCGAAAACCTCGCGAGGGGGAGCGATTGCATGTCGGCGAGGAGGGGATCCTCGTTACTTTTGAGGAAGCTGCAAGTCTTCCGAAGGATCAGCTCATCTGGAAGTGGGACAAGATGAGCAAGTCGAAGGGAAACGTGGTGACGCCTGAAGAGGCGGTCGACAAATTCGGTGCAGACGCCCTCCGTCTTTACCTGCTGTTCGTTGCTCCATTCGAGCAGGATGTCCAGTGGTCGGAGACCGGAATCCAGGGTCCGATTCGCTTCCTGCACAGGCTGTTCAAGCTGGTGGACGATGCCAAAGCCTGGTTCGAGCCGAATTGGCGAGGTCACTTGGTGTCGCTGAGTGACCTCTCTGAAGGGTCCCGGGTGTTGCGACGGAGCACCCATCTCACCATTGCCGATACGACCGATTCGATCATGCGCTTCGCGTGCAATACCTATGTTTCGTCGCTCATGAAGCACCTGAACACGTTCGGCGACTTTCTAAAGGAAACTGGCACGCCGGATACGCTGGAGCAAGTTGTGGTGAGCTCTGAAGCCCTCGAGGTGCTGCTGACCCTTCTGAGCCCGGCCGCACCCCACACCTCCGACGAACTCTGGGAGCAACTAGGACAGGACGGCTTTGTCTATCTTCGAGACTGGCCGATCTTTGATCCTGATCTCGCCAAGGCTGATCGGGTCACGATCGCCGTTCAGGTCAACGGGAAGCTGCGCGACACCTTTGATGTCGAGGCAGGTGCAGATGCGAAAACCGTGGAAGAACTGGCACTCGCTCGTGAGAAAGTTATGTCGTTCACTGATGGGAAAGGGATCCGGAAGGTCATCGTGGTCCCGGGCAAACTGGTCAATGTGGTTACGAGCTAG
- the mcsB gene encoding Protein-arginine kinase, with product MVLRAASEPFWLNADAPNVAVVMSSRARVARNLWGFAFPHRLDERDRTSVQSLIIKACRDLGWELQTWSSLSPSEEELFVAARLISPYGDHQARSRTILLDRARSLTVMVNEEDHIRLQALHPGWSLAAADKHADRAAQNLETEMRFARTAAGDYLTASPVNVGAATRHSIMCHLFALAQMGKVKPMIEALGFHDWVVRGVFGESSRAVGAFFQVSTTRGLTPGFLGACEHLIQAELEARSQLDADRLSRTCADALRFGVTARKLKLSEAIRCLSWVRWARYSGLFEEHDRTVDRMISGQGSVRSLETGRETADRERAATLRTYFELCLRNLKAPRD from the coding sequence ATGGTCCTTCGGGCCGCGTCCGAACCCTTCTGGCTGAATGCGGACGCGCCTAACGTGGCCGTCGTCATGTCCAGCCGCGCGAGGGTCGCCCGCAACCTCTGGGGCTTCGCTTTTCCGCATCGCCTCGACGAGCGGGACCGCACCTCGGTGCAGTCGTTGATCATCAAGGCCTGTCGAGATCTGGGCTGGGAACTACAAACCTGGTCGTCGCTTAGCCCTAGTGAAGAAGAGCTGTTTGTTGCTGCGCGGCTCATCTCACCGTACGGTGACCATCAGGCCCGCTCTCGAACGATTCTCCTCGATCGCGCGCGGTCGCTGACGGTGATGGTCAACGAGGAGGACCACATCCGGCTTCAAGCGCTTCATCCTGGATGGTCTTTGGCGGCCGCGGACAAGCATGCCGACCGAGCTGCCCAAAACCTCGAAACCGAGATGCGCTTTGCGAGGACCGCTGCCGGTGATTACCTTACTGCCAGTCCCGTGAACGTCGGCGCCGCGACGCGGCACTCAATCATGTGCCACCTTTTCGCCCTTGCGCAGATGGGAAAGGTTAAACCGATGATCGAGGCCCTCGGATTCCACGATTGGGTTGTGCGGGGTGTGTTCGGCGAATCCAGCCGAGCTGTTGGTGCCTTCTTCCAGGTCAGCACCACACGCGGCCTTACGCCGGGTTTTCTGGGCGCCTGCGAGCATCTCATCCAGGCTGAGCTGGAAGCCAGGTCGCAGCTCGATGCCGACCGTTTGTCGAGGACCTGCGCTGACGCACTACGTTTCGGCGTTACGGCAAGGAAGCTCAAGCTTTCAGAAGCGATTCGGTGCCTATCGTGGGTGAGGTGGGCTCGCTATTCAGGGTTGTTTGAGGAGCACGACCGCACCGTGGACCGGATGATTAGCGGCCAAGGGTCGGTCCGCAGTCTCGAAACCGGCCGAGAAACCGCAGACCGCGAACGAGCAGCGACTCTTCGTACCTATTTTGAGTTGTGCCTCAGGAACCTCAAAGCCCCCCGCGACTAG
- the betB gene encoding NAD/NADP-dependent betaine aldehyde dehydrogenase, with the protein MTLADLERELSYGDAPESPKPVLEWLDRHGRVFGHWIAGTWVHEGPIFTTSDPSTNQELAKVHAADAMVVNQAVAAAQEALTGWQALSGFDRGRYLYAIGRLVQKHSRLLAVLESLDNGKPIRESRDLDVPLVARHFTHHAGWAQLLESEHPDFEPVGVCGQIIPWNFPLLMLAWKIAPALACGNTVVLKPAELTPLTAVAFAEICEEAGLPLGVVNIVQGGGETGRLIVDHAGIQKVAFTGSTEVGREIRRRTAGSKKTLSLELGGKSPYIVFPDADIDSAVEGLVDAIWFNQGQVCCAGSRLLVQEGIAARFHTKLKARMQKLRVGSPLDKAIDIGAIVSPEQRCRIEELIETGAREGGEVWRSSVDLPTGGCFLAPTLITGVSPSSTVAQQEIFGPVLVSMTFRTPDEAVELANNTAYGLAASVWSQDIDTALDISKRLHAGTVWINSTNLFDAASGFGGYKESGFGREGGREGLFAYLKPRPRTLEPDTDSSARRPAIDRTLKLFVGGKQVRPDSGYSEEVEGYAVPVGNRKDIRNAVESASAAAKPWAAKSGHERSQILQFLGENLIQRRDSFAAAPTEVDRAAEEAFFWAAWADKYDGLVHSTPGKFVTLAMNEPYGVTAIVADGGGSLVGLIRTTCAALAMGNTVVMVPSRDRPLPAFDLVQVMEISDIPSGCWNLVSGPTAELAEQLAQHEGVDAMWCFESSVAEVVENQSAGNLKPTWVADHVGWPASVFLRQATRVKNIWVPYGA; encoded by the coding sequence ATGACACTTGCCGACCTCGAACGAGAACTTTCATACGGCGACGCCCCAGAGTCGCCGAAGCCGGTATTGGAGTGGCTGGATCGGCACGGCCGCGTCTTTGGGCATTGGATAGCGGGAACCTGGGTTCACGAAGGACCGATCTTCACTACGTCGGATCCCTCCACCAACCAAGAGCTCGCAAAGGTTCATGCGGCCGATGCCATGGTTGTCAACCAGGCTGTCGCCGCTGCGCAGGAGGCGCTAACCGGGTGGCAGGCTCTGTCTGGCTTCGATCGTGGCCGCTACCTCTATGCCATTGGCCGACTCGTTCAAAAACATTCCCGGTTACTCGCCGTACTTGAATCTCTGGACAATGGAAAGCCGATCCGAGAGTCGCGAGACTTAGATGTCCCGCTCGTCGCACGGCACTTCACCCATCATGCCGGTTGGGCCCAACTCCTGGAATCTGAGCATCCCGACTTCGAACCTGTTGGCGTTTGCGGACAGATCATCCCCTGGAACTTCCCACTCTTGATGCTGGCTTGGAAGATTGCACCGGCACTCGCCTGCGGCAATACCGTGGTACTCAAACCTGCCGAGCTGACTCCGCTCACGGCCGTGGCCTTTGCAGAGATCTGCGAGGAAGCCGGCCTGCCTCTTGGCGTGGTCAATATCGTGCAGGGAGGTGGTGAAACGGGCCGGCTCATCGTCGATCATGCGGGAATCCAGAAAGTGGCGTTTACGGGCAGCACCGAAGTCGGGCGGGAGATCAGGCGTAGAACGGCTGGATCAAAGAAGACGCTCTCGCTGGAGCTCGGAGGAAAGAGCCCGTACATTGTGTTTCCCGATGCCGATATCGACAGCGCCGTGGAGGGGCTCGTCGATGCGATTTGGTTCAATCAGGGGCAGGTCTGCTGCGCCGGTTCGCGATTACTAGTCCAAGAAGGCATTGCCGCAAGGTTCCACACAAAGCTGAAAGCCCGCATGCAGAAGCTTCGCGTCGGCTCGCCTCTAGACAAGGCGATCGATATAGGCGCGATCGTTTCCCCCGAGCAACGCTGCAGAATCGAGGAACTGATCGAAACCGGTGCACGCGAAGGTGGCGAAGTGTGGCGCTCGAGCGTCGATCTGCCCACCGGCGGCTGCTTCCTCGCGCCAACCCTGATCACCGGGGTCTCGCCGAGCAGCACGGTGGCCCAACAGGAGATTTTTGGGCCCGTCCTTGTCTCGATGACGTTTCGCACTCCAGATGAAGCCGTCGAACTGGCAAACAACACGGCCTACGGCTTGGCGGCCTCCGTCTGGTCGCAAGACATCGACACGGCCTTGGACATTTCGAAGCGGCTCCATGCGGGGACGGTTTGGATCAATTCGACCAATCTGTTTGATGCCGCGTCAGGTTTCGGAGGATATAAGGAGAGCGGATTCGGTCGCGAAGGCGGTCGCGAGGGGCTGTTTGCCTATCTCAAGCCGCGTCCAAGGACCTTGGAACCGGATACCGACTCGTCCGCCAGAAGGCCGGCGATCGATCGCACGCTCAAGCTGTTCGTTGGCGGAAAGCAGGTCCGGCCCGATTCCGGTTATTCGGAGGAGGTCGAGGGGTACGCGGTTCCGGTCGGAAATCGAAAGGACATCCGAAACGCGGTCGAATCTGCGAGCGCCGCAGCTAAGCCTTGGGCGGCAAAGTCCGGGCACGAACGCAGCCAGATCCTTCAGTTCCTGGGGGAGAACCTGATTCAGCGTCGCGATTCATTCGCAGCCGCTCCCACAGAAGTTGACCGGGCCGCGGAGGAGGCCTTCTTTTGGGCGGCATGGGCCGACAAGTACGATGGCCTGGTTCATTCCACCCCCGGCAAATTCGTGACGCTCGCAATGAACGAGCCATACGGGGTGACCGCAATCGTCGCCGATGGGGGCGGTTCGCTCGTCGGTCTGATTCGAACCACGTGCGCGGCCCTGGCGATGGGCAACACCGTGGTGATGGTCCCCTCCCGGGACCGCCCTCTTCCGGCATTCGATCTGGTCCAAGTAATGGAAATCAGTGACATTCCATCGGGGTGTTGGAATCTCGTTTCCGGGCCCACCGCCGAGCTGGCCGAGCAACTGGCGCAACACGAAGGCGTGGACGCGATGTGGTGCTTTGAATCCAGTGTTGCCGAGGTTGTTGAAAACCAAAGTGCGGGCAACTTGAAGCCTACATGGGTTGCCGACCACGTCGGCTGGCCGGCGTCTGTTTTTCTCCGCCAGGCTACGCGCGTCAAGAATATCTGGGTTCCCTACGGTGCTTGA